The Altererythrobacter sp. CAU 1644 genome has a window encoding:
- the guaB gene encoding IMP dehydrogenase — translation MTDIPLGLTFDDVLLRPAESDVLPSMANTSTRLTREIALNIPVLSAAMDTVTEADMAIVMAQLGGIGVLHRNLDIEEQVAAVRAVKRFESGMVVNPITIGPDATLGEAQAMMTQNRISGIPVTDRGGKLVGILTNRDVRFAENPMQPVRELMTTDNLATVPLGTGQEDARRLLHQRRIEKLLVVDDDGHCVGLITVKDIEKAVTYPDATKDVSGRLRVAAATTVGDKGFARTEALIDAECDVVIIDTAHGHNKDVARAVERAKQLSNSVQIVAGNVATAEATRALIDAGADAVKVGIGPGSICTTRVVAGVGVPQLTAIMESAAEAAKSGVPVIADGGLRTSGDAAKALAAGASTIMVGSMLAGTAESPGETFLYQGRSYKAYRGMGSVGAMARGSADRYFQQDVSAMKLVPEGIEGQVPFKGPAADVVHQLVGGIKAAMGYTGSATIEDLQKRAQFVRITNAGLSESHVHDVAITREAPNYPTR, via the coding sequence ATGACCGACATTCCCCTCGGCCTCACCTTCGACGATGTATTGCTCCGTCCAGCCGAGAGCGACGTCCTTCCGTCGATGGCGAATACCTCGACGAGGCTGACTCGCGAGATCGCGCTGAATATTCCGGTGCTGTCGGCGGCAATGGATACCGTGACCGAGGCCGACATGGCGATCGTCATGGCGCAGCTGGGCGGGATCGGCGTTCTCCATCGCAATCTCGACATCGAGGAGCAGGTCGCGGCGGTCCGTGCGGTGAAGCGCTTCGAAAGCGGCATGGTGGTCAATCCGATCACCATTGGCCCAGACGCCACGCTGGGCGAGGCACAGGCGATGATGACGCAAAACCGCATCAGCGGCATTCCGGTGACCGATCGCGGGGGAAAGCTGGTCGGCATCCTCACCAATCGCGACGTTCGCTTTGCCGAAAACCCGATGCAGCCGGTACGCGAGCTGATGACGACCGACAATCTCGCGACCGTGCCGCTCGGCACTGGGCAGGAAGATGCGCGCCGCTTGCTCCACCAGCGGCGGATCGAGAAATTGCTGGTAGTCGACGATGACGGCCATTGCGTCGGCCTGATCACCGTCAAGGATATCGAGAAGGCGGTTACTTATCCCGATGCGACCAAGGATGTGTCGGGGCGCTTGCGGGTCGCCGCTGCCACCACCGTGGGTGACAAGGGCTTCGCTCGCACCGAAGCGCTGATCGACGCCGAATGCGACGTGGTGATCATCGACACCGCGCACGGCCATAACAAGGATGTTGCCCGCGCGGTCGAACGTGCCAAGCAGCTGTCCAACTCGGTCCAGATCGTCGCCGGCAATGTCGCGACCGCCGAGGCGACCCGCGCGCTGATCGACGCGGGCGCTGACGCAGTAAAGGTCGGTATCGGTCCCGGATCGATCTGCACCACGCGCGTGGTTGCCGGGGTGGGCGTGCCGCAGCTGACCGCGATCATGGAAAGCGCGGCCGAAGCGGCGAAGTCGGGCGTACCGGTGATTGCCGATGGAGGCCTGCGCACTTCGGGCGATGCGGCCAAGGCGCTCGCCGCGGGTGCTTCGACCATCATGGTCGGATCGATGTTGGCCGGTACGGCGGAAAGCCCGGGCGAGACCTTCCTTTACCAGGGTCGCAGCTATAAGGCCTATCGCGGGATGGGTAGCGTCGGTGCGATGGCGCGCGGCAGCGCCGACCGCTACTTCCAGCAGGACGTTTCGGCGATGAAGCTCGTGCCCGAAGGGATCGAGGGTCAGGTGCCGTTCAAGGGCCCCGCAGCCGACGTCGTCCACCAGCTCGTCGGCGGGATCAAGGCGGCCATGGGCTACACCGGCTCGGCAACGATCGAAGACCTGCAGAAGCGCGCCCAGTTTGTCCGCATCACCAATGCCGGGCTCTCGGAAAGCCACGTCCACGACGTCGCGATCACGCGCGAGGCGCCGAATTATCCGACGCGCTGA